The Triticum aestivum cultivar Chinese Spring chromosome 5A, IWGSC CS RefSeq v2.1, whole genome shotgun sequence genomic sequence ACGTAGCCCCCTGTTCGGGAGCGAGACGCGCGAGGCGGGAGCGTCATCGCCGGAGCGGCGCCATGCCGCGTCTCGTCATGGGCGACGGTACGCGTGGCGCGCCCGGCGGCGCAAAGTTCACGGACTTCACGTGGCCGGCCGCATGGGCCGTATGTAGCTTGCTAGATAGTCCACGGCTCCATGCCATTCACTGGCCGCAACAAACCTCCAGCCAGGCTGTGCTGCTCCCACTCCCGGCTACACGACAATGCTCCCTCTGCCTCCCCGCTGCGTCTCCGTCAGCCGCTCCGCTATATATACCATCGCCGTCTCCGGCAGCAAGCACACCACGCATTACATTACCGCAAAAACAGCGTCAGCGCGAACAAGAGAAGCGCAGGACAAGAagctagcagcagcagcagcagcagcacacagGCGGCGACCAAGACGAAATGGGCCTGTGTGTGTCGTACGACGCGGCGGCCGACGGCCCGGCAACCGCGAGGGTGGTGCTCCCCAGCGGCGAGCTCAGGGAGTACTCGCCGCCCGCAACAGCCGCGCTGGCGCTGGAGGAGGTGGCCCATCAGGGGTGGTTCCTGTGCGACGCCGACAGGATGGGGTTCGCGGGCTCCGTCGCGGCGATGGCCGCCGGTGAGCAGCTCCAGCCGGGGCAGATCTACTTCGTGCTCCCCGCAGAGATGCTGCGACGCTGCCTCACCGGCGAGGAGGTGGCCTCGCTTGCCGTCAAGGCCAGCGCCGCCCTCGTTAAGGCCGCCACCGCCTCGTCTgccggcggccggcgccggcggggcTCGGTGACGCCGCTCGTGTTT encodes the following:
- the LOC123107881 gene encoding uncharacterized protein, with protein sequence MGLCVSYDAAADGPATARVVLPSGELREYSPPATAALALEEVAHQGWFLCDADRMGFAGSVAAMAAGEQLQPGQIYFVLPAEMLRRCLTGEEVASLAVKASAALVKAATASSAGGRRRRGSVTPLVFAPSEEDYSNETLAKFPVKPAVPQKRRVAYRGGRSPPRFSPDLTAILESE